GATAGTATATTAGCTCTGACATTCCACCCCGAGATAACAGGTGATAAGAAGATCTATCAATACTTCGTAACAAAGATCAAGAGATAAACTATTTCTCGAAACACTCCTACCTACAGATTTACAACAAACCCCTCCAACTCCAACAAGAACTTCTCAAAAGCTTTTTCCACACATGCGCCTACATCTTTTTTCTCATATAAGTTTTTCTAAAATACCTGCGAAGGGGTTTGCACTTTCAGAATTATTAGTAGTGTCTGCTGATGTAGCTTTCAACATTTTCACGTAGTGAACATATACAGCGAGAAAACTTGTATCCACTAGTTAAGGTGCTTTAGCTACTCTGGTCTTATGAGCATAGCAACCACTTCATAGAGGTAGAGAATCAGAGATAGAGATAGGGTTTCATTCTTCACGCTTGTTATGAAGCTTTGCTTAGAATGATGCAAGATATCTGATAAATAGAGCTAAATATTCGTGGGCTATATCGTAATTGATATAAATCAAAATACTTATATCCTTAGGTGGCAGAGTAAAAATTAGGTGGATTCTTTGACTAGATTCTACGAGTGGGAGATGTATCATGCCGCAAAAGTATTAATTAACGATATCTTCAAAGTGAAACCTGGCGAGTCTGTTGTGATAACCGCCGATACAATGTCTGATGAAAGAGTAGTAGAAGCTGTAGCTGGAGCAGCACATGATGCAGGTGCGAAGGTTATTACAGTCTGGATGCAAGCCTCACCTTATGGTGTTGGAAAGCAGACAGATCTCGTACTACCAGTTGAAGGTCTTGCCGCTCTTCTCTCGAAAGTTGATATATGGATAGAGTTCAATTATCAGTGGCTACTCTACTCAACAGTGTTCGAGCTCGCCTTTAAAGAAAACAAAAAACTGAGATACATGTGCATGGTTGGTATGGGTGTTGATCAGATGGTTAGACTTATTGGTCGTGTAAACATACCTATTCTACAAAAGTTCCAAGACCTCCTAGTTGAAATGACTAGAAGAGCTAAAAGAATTAGAATAACTAATACAGCTGGTACGAACGTGACATTTATAAATGATCCGATCCGTCCGATAGTAAACGATAAAGGAGACGCATCTGCTCCAGGCATATACATGGTTCCCGGGCAAATATGCTGGTCACCCATCTTCGAAAGCATTAATGGTGTAATAGTATTTGATGGTATCATTAACCCACCATTCGACCAACCACTCAGAGAACCGGTTAAACTCTACGTCGAGAAGGGAGTAGTTGTAAAAATAGAAGGCGGGAGTGAAGCAAGGATCTTTGAGAATTGGTTAAAAAGCTTTAACCACCCGCAAATGTTTAGACTGGCACATATATGCTACGGAGTAAATCCAGGTGCAAAGTTAACAAGTAGCATCATTGAAGCAGAGAGAATATGGGGTGCAACAGAATGGGGTCTCGGCTACGTAGACACAACATTAACCGGTGGCGAACCAATACCAGCACCTTCACATACTGACGGAATAACATTGAACTCCTCAGTATGGCTTGACGATGTCTTAATACTTAAGGATGGAAGGTTCGTGGAACCGCGATTAGCAGAACTGCAAAAACAGCTCGGAATCACCTAGCTTTTTCTATAAGCTCATGCTCACATGTTTCCAACAATATATGAATAAAAATCTTTAGATTTGCGGACTACTATTATAACCTAGGTGAGTGTTTGTGTCAGAAGAGATCTTAAAACGAGTTGTAGGTAAAATTGATTCTCTTAAAGACTATGCTGTTAATCTCATGCTAGAGATCATACGTAGACCTGCGGTAAATCCTGCTTTTGGTGGGGAAGGTGAGTATGATAGAGCAATGTTTCTCTTAGATGAAATCAAGCAATGGGGGTTTAGTGATATAAAGATAATTAACGTGAGAGATCCGCGTGCTAAGAATGGGGTTAGACCTAATATCATAGCTTATATAAAGGGTGAGACAAGTGATAAGCTATGGATCCTGGCACATCTCGATATTGTTCCACCCGGCGACTTAAGTGCGTGGACTGTTACAAAACCTTTTGAACCAATCATCAAGGAAGGTAAGATCTATGGGAGAGGAAGCGAAGACAATGGGCAGGCAATAGTGTCTTCTCTAGTAGCTGCTAAAGCTTTACTAGAAGAAGATATTAAGCCTAGGAGAACAATTGCGATAGCGCTGGTAAGCGATGAGGAATCAGGATCAGATTATGGCATAGGCTACTTGATAAAACATCATCCAGAGTTATTCAGCGGAAACGATATAGCACTCGTACCAGATGCTGGTGTGAGTGATGGTAGTTTCATTGAAGTCGCAGAGAAGTCCATACTATGGTCTAAACTAAGATTTAAAGGAGTACAAGCTCATGCTAGCATGCCTCACAAGGGTTTGAACCCTCACAGAATCGCTGCAGAGTTCATCCTTCTACTAGATAGGCTTGTGAAAGAGAAATATGGAAGAATAGATCCATTATTTGACCCACCTATGACAACATGTGAGCCGACTATGGTAGGAAACTCAAGCGGATCTCCAAACATTATACCTGGAGAACATGAAGTAGTGTTCGATTGTAGAATTCTACCAGAATACAACCTAGATAAATTCCTCGAAGATCTCAATAGATTGTTCAGCACAATTAAATCCGTATATGAGAAGAAAATAGGCGAATCATTATTCCCACAACTTGAGCTAGAAATCTCAATGAGAGCAGACGCAGCTCCACCCACACCAATAGACTCGCCTATTGTCAGCTCACTAGTAGAAGCTTTGAAAACGCTTAGAGGTTTATCACCTAAGATCGGAGGAATAGGAGGAGGTACTGTAGCAGCATTCTTCAGGAGAATAGGTATCCCTGCAGCAGTATGGTCTACGATAGATGAGACAGCTCATTCACCGAATGAATACTGTGTAATAGAGAACCTGATCGCAGACGCGAAAATAATAGCGTATCTGATGGTAAAAACCTGAACGCTAGAAATTAGTAAATGAGCGAGCCCTCTAATACAATTTTATCTCTGACTCTATTAACAGCACGAAAGTTGTAAATGACGGGGATGCTAGCTATTATTAGTAGTACACAGACCTTAACTGTCTCGTACTATTTAAAGTAATATGAATGTGCGGCATAAGTTCGGGAAGGAGGAGCAACCTATAAACGTAGAGTTCTATGCTTCTGCGGAAAGTATTTATTTTCCCAACCTATTTTTAACGAGGCGAGTTTAATGTGGTCTATAACCAGTATTGATGATGCTGAGAAGCTTGTTCTTGGAGCAACTATTCTAGGCACAGGCGGAGGCGGCGATCCGCGAGAAGGTTTCTCAATGCTGAAGAACGTTCTAGAAGAGGGTAAGAGAATCGATGTTATAACTCTCGAAGAGCTTCCGGAAGATAGTTTGATAGTAGTTCCATACTATGTTGGATCAACGGCTCCAGGCTTGAAGCCTAGGAAGAAGATTAGAATAGCCGACGCCATTGGTAGGGCTTTTGAAACTATCGAGAAAGAGCTGGGTGCTAGAGTTGGTGCTGTTATTGCGAGCGAGCTTGGAGGTGCTAATACTCCGGTGGCTTTGAGCATAGCAGCTAGGCTTCGAATACCTGCCATAGACGGAGATCTGCTTGGCAGAGCTGCACCAGAGTTACATCAGTGCACTGTCCACATATTCAACATACCCATGTATCCCTCAGCAGTAGTGTCTGAAACAGGCAATATAGTGGTTATAAAGGAATATGCAGATATAGATGATTATGAAGCAATAGCAAGGTATTTATCAGTTTTAAGCGGTAGATTTGTAGCAGTAGTTGATACACCGATGAAAAAAAGTGATGCTGAGAAAGCTGTTGTAAGAGGTACTCTCTCTAAGAGTCTTAGACTTGGAGATGCTGTGCTAAAAGCCAAAGCAGGTGGAAGAGATCCTGTGAGAGAGATAGCTAGAGTTCTCGAAGGATGGGTTGTATTTAGAGGTGTGGTTGAAAGTTATAAGTGGCGTAATGAAGGCGGCTTTCTAAAAGGCGAAGCAATTGTAAAAGGCTTAAACAGGTATAAGGGTAGAATTCTCAAAAGCTGGATCATGAATGAGCATATAATGGTATGGCTTGATGAGAAACCTCTTGTAATGCCGCCAGACCTCTTCATGTTAATAGCTGATGACGGTACACCAGTGACAAACACAGAGCTTAGAGAAGGGATGGTGGTTAGTGGAGTAGCTGCTAAGGCGCCGGCTGTGTGGAGAACTCAACGAGGTCTCGAATTATTCGGACCAAGACACTTCGGCTTCGACTACGATTACATCCCCGTAGAAGAACTCATTAAACAACACGATATTATGTAAGTATGAAGGTCTTACTTATAAATCCAGTAGAGCATTCAAAGTGGAATGAATCGAATAAAGCTTTATATAAGAGGTTTCTCCCCCGATGTGCATGTATATGTAGTCTCTCTTTCAAGAGGTCCTCTAACTGTTGAGACCGCTGAAGCATACGGAGAGGCAGCAACCCTGGTTGTAGAGAGGGGGTAAAGAACTATCTAACGAATATGATGGTATGATGGTGTAATAGTAAA
This Sulfolobales archaeon DNA region includes the following protein-coding sequences:
- a CDS encoding DUF917 domain-containing protein, whose protein sequence is MWSITSIDDAEKLVLGATILGTGGGGDPREGFSMLKNVLEEGKRIDVITLEELPEDSLIVVPYYVGSTAPGLKPRKKIRIADAIGRAFETIEKELGARVGAVIASELGGANTPVALSIAARLRIPAIDGDLLGRAAPELHQCTVHIFNIPMYPSAVVSETGNIVVIKEYADIDDYEAIARYLSVLSGRFVAVVDTPMKKSDAEKAVVRGTLSKSLRLGDAVLKAKAGGRDPVREIARVLEGWVVFRGVVESYKWRNEGGFLKGEAIVKGLNRYKGRILKSWIMNEHIMVWLDEKPLVMPPDLFMLIADDGTPVTNTELREGMVVSGVAAKAPAVWRTQRGLELFGPRHFGFDYDYIPVEELIKQHDIM
- a CDS encoding M20 family metallo-hydrolase, which codes for MSEEILKRVVGKIDSLKDYAVNLMLEIIRRPAVNPAFGGEGEYDRAMFLLDEIKQWGFSDIKIINVRDPRAKNGVRPNIIAYIKGETSDKLWILAHLDIVPPGDLSAWTVTKPFEPIIKEGKIYGRGSEDNGQAIVSSLVAAKALLEEDIKPRRTIAIALVSDEESGSDYGIGYLIKHHPELFSGNDIALVPDAGVSDGSFIEVAEKSILWSKLRFKGVQAHASMPHKGLNPHRIAAEFILLLDRLVKEKYGRIDPLFDPPMTTCEPTMVGNSSGSPNIIPGEHEVVFDCRILPEYNLDKFLEDLNRLFSTIKSVYEKKIGESLFPQLELEISMRADAAPPTPIDSPIVSSLVEALKTLRGLSPKIGGIGGGTVAAFFRRIGIPAAVWSTIDETAHSPNEYCVIENLIADAKIIAYLMVKT